A genomic stretch from Methylophilus medardicus includes:
- the fae gene encoding formaldehyde-activating enzyme translates to MAVIDRVLIGEGLVIEDRPEGGLDLKNVAHIDLVMGPRGSAAEDAFCRTLTDQKQGVNGLLAIAAPNLMVKPNTVMFNKVTIKDGRQATQMFGPAQRGVAMAVMDCVADGTIPLEEADDVFICVGVFIDSKADMDDRIQDWNYRATKMAIKSAVNREPKAADVVKQYKQALHPFAAQTPEAQNRRADDQAAALAISQMQERSKYARTSAEAKAKEEKQIELAISQMKDRIGTTKA, encoded by the coding sequence ATGGCAGTGATTGATCGAGTATTAATTGGTGAAGGTTTGGTAATCGAAGATCGCCCAGAGGGTGGCTTGGATTTGAAAAATGTGGCACACATTGACTTAGTGATGGGCCCACGCGGTAGCGCTGCAGAAGACGCATTTTGTCGTACGCTCACCGACCAAAAACAAGGCGTTAACGGTTTATTGGCGATTGCAGCGCCAAACCTGATGGTCAAACCAAACACAGTGATGTTTAACAAAGTGACCATCAAAGACGGTCGTCAAGCCACACAAATGTTTGGCCCAGCACAACGTGGCGTGGCCATGGCAGTGATGGATTGCGTTGCAGACGGCACGATTCCATTGGAAGAAGCAGATGACGTATTTATTTGCGTGGGCGTGTTTATTGACAGCAAAGCCGACATGGATGACCGTATTCAGGACTGGAACTATCGCGCAACTAAAATGGCGATTAAATCTGCAGTGAACCGCGAACCTAAGGCGGCTGACGTAGTGAAACAATACAAACAAGCCTTGCATCCATTTGCTGCACAAACCCCTGAAGCGCAGAATCGTCGTGCAGATGATCAAGCGGCTGCATTAGCGATCTCACAAATGCAAGAGCGTAGCAAATATGCACGCACCAGCGCTGAAGCCAAAGCCAAAGAAGAAAAGCAGATTGAATTGGCTATTTCTCAAATGAAAGACCGTATCGGCACCACCAAGGCATAA
- the cheZ gene encoding protein phosphatase CheZ produces MTEAVNPNQANIVVDIASTMMQDLNGNQQEEMISRIGHMTRSLHDSLSGLGYDKVLEQVAQEIPDARDRLSYVAKMTEQAAERVLNATDQATPLQSELADRAASLKLRWEEVMQRAALKSEYDAVVHETLAYLSSVNEHTGTTKSLLMDIMMAQDFQDLTGQVIKKVTNLAQDLERQLVQVLVDFAPQVKKDEESLLNGPQIDPHNTVDVVANQEQVDDLLDSLGF; encoded by the coding sequence ATGACCGAAGCTGTCAATCCGAATCAGGCCAACATTGTGGTGGATATTGCTTCCACCATGATGCAAGATCTGAACGGAAACCAACAGGAAGAAATGATCAGCCGTATCGGCCATATGACACGCTCGCTGCATGATAGCTTGAGTGGCTTGGGTTATGACAAAGTGCTTGAGCAAGTGGCGCAAGAAATTCCAGATGCGCGAGACCGTTTGAGCTATGTCGCTAAAATGACCGAGCAAGCCGCCGAGCGTGTTTTGAATGCAACGGACCAGGCCACCCCATTACAAAGCGAATTGGCAGATCGTGCAGCGTCACTAAAGCTACGTTGGGAAGAGGTGATGCAACGTGCCGCACTTAAATCAGAGTACGATGCCGTCGTCCATGAAACATTGGCTTATCTATCATCCGTCAATGAGCACACCGGCACGACCAAGTCGCTATTGATGGACATTATGATGGCGCAGGACTTTCAAGATTTGACCGGCCAAGTGATTAAAAAAGTCACTAATTTGGCGCAAGACCTTGAGCGCCAACTGGTTCAAGTGTTGGTGGATTTTGCACCGCAGGTGAAAAAAGATGAAGAGTCGCTGCTCAATGGACCGCAGATCGATCCACATAACACGGTGGATGTGGTGGCAAACCAAGAGCAGGTGGATGACTTGCTCGACAGCCTCGGCTTTTAG
- the cheD gene encoding chemoreceptor glutamine deamidase CheD, translating into MSVMQEEISTTLYFDRTFNTNAAKISPGEYYYTDKDMLIVTVLGSCVSACIRDSRTGIGGMNHFMLPDGAAADKDSPVSESMRYGTYAMEVLINQLLRNGAKRENLEAKIFGGGNVLRSFTTNNVGDRNASFVKKYLKEEGIKVTGEDLLDIYPRKVYFFPKTGKVLVKKLKQLNNYTLVKREQAYSSKLQTNDVGGDIDLF; encoded by the coding sequence ATGAGTGTTATGCAAGAAGAAATTTCAACCACCCTGTATTTTGACAGAACGTTTAACACGAACGCCGCCAAAATATCGCCAGGGGAGTATTACTACACCGACAAAGACATGCTCATTGTCACCGTGCTTGGTTCCTGTGTGTCGGCGTGTATTCGCGACAGCCGGACTGGCATTGGCGGCATGAATCACTTTATGCTACCGGATGGGGCAGCCGCGGATAAAGATAGTCCGGTGTCTGAGTCAATGCGTTATGGCACCTATGCCATGGAAGTGTTGATTAACCAATTGTTACGTAATGGGGCCAAGCGGGAAAACCTTGAGGCCAAGATTTTTGGTGGCGGCAACGTCTTACGTAGCTTTACCACCAACAACGTCGGTGATCGAAATGCCTCCTTCGTCAAAAAATATCTCAAAGAAGAGGGCATCAAAGTGACAGGCGAAGACCTGCTGGATATTTATCCACGCAAAGTCTATTTTTTTCCTAAGACCGGTAAGGTCTTGGTTAAAAAGCTGAAACAACTGAACAACTACACATTGGTCAAACGCGAGCAAGCATACTCCAGCAAGTTGCAGACAAACGATGTGGGTGGGGATATCGATTTGTTTTAA
- a CDS encoding protein-glutamate methylesterase/protein-glutamine glutaminase has protein sequence MKTKVLVIDDSALIRSLLSEIINDTKDLEVVGTAPDPLVAREMIKQLNPDVLTLDVEMPRMDGLDFLEKLMRLRPMPVLMVSTLTEKGSEITLRALELGATDFVTKPKMGIAQGMQQYADEITDKIRTASRAKVSTLQSIAKASNTQVQQSAIRNPLISSEKLLIIGASTGGTEAIKSVLMQMPSDCPGILITQHMPAGFTKSFAERLNTLCKIAVKEAVDGERVLPGHAYIAPGDQHLLLGRSGANYVTKLSDSEPVNRHKPSVDVLFDSAATHAGKNAVGIILTGMGKDGAAGMLRMKNAGAYNFAQNEESCVVYGMPREAVAHGGVHEVGHLKDLPRMVLHYLATNSDRALRV, from the coding sequence ATGAAAACAAAAGTACTCGTGATTGATGACTCGGCACTTATACGTAGTTTGCTGAGTGAAATTATCAATGACACCAAAGATCTGGAAGTGGTGGGGACCGCGCCTGATCCTTTGGTGGCGCGGGAAATGATCAAACAATTGAATCCAGATGTGTTGACGCTTGACGTCGAGATGCCACGCATGGATGGTTTGGATTTTCTGGAAAAACTGATGCGCTTGCGTCCGATGCCAGTGCTGATGGTGTCTACGCTGACCGAAAAAGGCTCTGAGATTACCTTGCGAGCTTTGGAGCTTGGTGCCACCGATTTTGTCACCAAACCTAAGATGGGCATCGCGCAGGGCATGCAACAGTATGCCGATGAAATCACCGATAAAATTCGCACAGCTTCACGGGCAAAAGTCAGTACCTTGCAAAGCATCGCCAAGGCCTCAAACACCCAAGTGCAACAAAGCGCCATTCGCAACCCCTTAATCAGTAGTGAAAAGTTATTGATTATTGGTGCGTCTACTGGCGGCACCGAGGCCATTAAGTCGGTGTTGATGCAAATGCCATCGGATTGTCCGGGCATTTTAATCACCCAACATATGCCGGCAGGCTTTACCAAATCCTTTGCCGAGCGCCTCAACACCTTGTGCAAAATCGCAGTGAAAGAGGCCGTAGATGGTGAACGTGTGTTACCAGGCCACGCCTACATTGCCCCAGGCGATCAGCATTTATTGCTAGGCAGAAGTGGGGCAAACTATGTGACAAAACTGTCCGATAGCGAACCTGTGAACAGACACAAACCCTCAGTGGATGTATTGTTTGACTCAGCAGCCACTCATGCGGGTAAGAATGCGGTTGGTATTATCTTGACCGGGATGGGCAAGGATGGTGCGGCAGGTATGCTGCGCATGAAAAATGCCGGTGCTTATAATTTTGCGCAAAATGAAGAGAGCTGTGTCGTCTATGGCATGCCGCGCGAGGCAGTCGCGCACGGCGGCGTCCATGAGGTAGGGCATCTTAAAGACCTACCGCGCATGGTGCTGCATTATTTAGCTACTAACAGTGATCGAGCCCTGCGTGTATAG
- a CDS encoding ComEA family DNA-binding protein: MKKTLIAYLMYFMWLPAAFAGVDINTASQAELETLNGIGPAKAQAIMEYRKKNGGFKSVDELDQVPGIGQATLANLKKDVSVSGKKPMATETTKADKLIDKKKPL; encoded by the coding sequence ATGAAAAAAACCTTAATCGCTTATCTAATGTATTTCATGTGGTTACCGGCAGCCTTTGCTGGCGTAGATATCAACACAGCCAGTCAAGCGGAACTTGAAACGCTGAATGGCATAGGGCCCGCCAAAGCCCAAGCCATCATGGAGTATCGTAAAAAAAATGGCGGATTCAAATCTGTTGACGAGTTAGATCAAGTGCCGGGCATTGGCCAAGCGACGCTGGCTAATCTTAAAAAAGACGTGAGTGTCAGCGGTAAAAAGCCAATGGCAACAGAAACCACCAAAGCCGATAAATTAATTGATAAAAAGAAGCCGCTGTAA
- the exaC gene encoding acetaldehyde dehydrogenase ExaC: MSLDLLKAMGVTVPYKAKYDNFIGGKWVAPVKGEYFDVISPITGKPYTQAARSSAEDVELALDAAHAAADKWGKTSVVERSNLLLKIADRIEQNLELIATAETVDNGKPIRETMNADIPLAADHFRYFAGALRAQEGSISELDEHTVAYHFHEPLGVVGQIIPWNFPILMAAWKLAPAVAAGNVVVMKPAEFTPISLLILMEVIADLVPPGVINIVNGFGREVGAPLSTSKRIAKIAFTGSTATGRYIAQAAASNLIPATLELGGKSPNVFFEDIMDADDDFLDKAVEGLVLFAFNQGEVCTCPSRALIQESIYDKFMERVLPRVAAIKQGNPLDPNTMIGAQASQDQVNKILSYMDIGRQEGAQQLCGGERNILAGDLAEGYYIKPTLFKGHNKMRIFQEEIFGPVLAVTTFKDEAEALSIANDTIFGLGSGVWTRDGSRAYRMGRGIKAGRVWTNCYHAYPAHAAFGGYKESGIGRETHKMMLDHYQQTKNLLVSYSPKKLGFF; encoded by the coding sequence ATGAGTTTGGATCTTCTAAAGGCCATGGGCGTCACCGTCCCATACAAAGCCAAATATGACAACTTTATCGGTGGTAAATGGGTCGCTCCGGTCAAGGGTGAGTATTTTGATGTGATTTCACCCATCACGGGCAAACCTTATACACAAGCAGCACGTTCAAGTGCAGAGGATGTTGAACTGGCACTGGATGCTGCGCATGCTGCGGCCGATAAATGGGGTAAAACCTCAGTCGTTGAACGTTCAAACTTATTGCTGAAAATTGCCGATCGCATCGAACAAAATCTCGAGCTGATTGCCACTGCAGAAACAGTTGACAACGGTAAACCCATCCGTGAAACCATGAATGCGGATATTCCACTGGCTGCCGATCACTTCCGCTATTTTGCTGGAGCGTTGCGTGCGCAAGAAGGCAGTATTAGTGAGCTTGACGAACACACCGTGGCTTATCATTTCCATGAGCCATTGGGTGTGGTTGGGCAAATTATCCCTTGGAACTTCCCTATTTTGATGGCCGCTTGGAAACTAGCGCCAGCAGTGGCTGCAGGTAACGTGGTCGTCATGAAACCGGCTGAATTTACCCCCATCAGCTTATTGATCTTGATGGAAGTCATCGCAGACTTGGTCCCTCCAGGCGTCATCAACATCGTCAACGGCTTTGGCCGTGAGGTGGGTGCCCCATTGTCCACCAGCAAACGTATCGCCAAAATCGCCTTTACAGGCTCCACGGCGACCGGTCGTTATATTGCACAAGCCGCTGCGAGCAATCTGATTCCGGCCACCCTTGAGTTGGGCGGCAAATCTCCGAATGTGTTCTTTGAAGACATCATGGATGCGGATGATGACTTCTTGGATAAAGCCGTTGAAGGTTTGGTATTGTTTGCATTTAACCAAGGCGAAGTCTGTACTTGCCCTTCCCGCGCGTTGATTCAAGAATCGATTTACGACAAGTTCATGGAGCGTGTATTACCGCGTGTTGCGGCGATCAAGCAAGGTAACCCGCTGGATCCAAACACCATGATCGGTGCGCAAGCGTCTCAAGATCAAGTCAACAAGATCTTGTCTTACATGGATATTGGCCGCCAAGAAGGTGCGCAACAGCTATGTGGCGGTGAGCGCAATATTCTGGCAGGCGATCTGGCTGAAGGCTATTACATCAAGCCAACGCTGTTTAAAGGCCACAACAAAATGCGGATCTTCCAAGAAGAGATTTTTGGCCCCGTGTTAGCAGTGACGACTTTTAAAGATGAAGCTGAAGCATTGAGCATTGCCAACGATACAATCTTTGGCTTGGGTTCAGGCGTTTGGACCCGTGATGGAAGCCGCGCTTATCGTATGGGTCGTGGCATCAAAGCAGGTCGCGTATGGACCAATTGCTACCATGCCTATCCAGCGCATGCAGCCTTCGGTGGTTACAAAGAGTCTGGCATTGGACGTGAAACACATAAAATGATGTTGGATCATTACCAACAGACCAAAAACTTGCTGGTCAGCTACAGCCCGAAAAAATTGGGTTTCTTTTAA
- the cheY gene encoding chemotaxis response regulator CheY yields the protein MGNPNTKFLVVDDFSTMRRIVRNLLKELGYNNVEEAEDGADALNKLRNGDFEFVVSDWNMPNMDGLTMLQNIRADNKLSKLPVLMVTAEAKKENIIAAAQAKANGYVVKPFTAATLEEKLSKIFEKLEKGEV from the coding sequence ATGGGCAACCCTAATACTAAATTTCTAGTCGTGGACGACTTTTCCACCATGCGAAGAATCGTGCGTAACCTGCTCAAAGAGTTGGGTTACAACAATGTGGAAGAGGCTGAAGACGGCGCAGATGCGTTAAATAAGCTACGTAATGGTGATTTTGAGTTTGTGGTCTCAGACTGGAATATGCCCAACATGGATGGATTAACCATGTTGCAAAATATTCGGGCAGATAACAAGCTGTCAAAACTGCCGGTGTTAATGGTCACCGCAGAAGCAAAAAAAGAAAACATTATTGCCGCGGCGCAAGCCAAAGCCAACGGGTATGTGGTTAAGCCATTTACGGCGGCCACCTTAGAAGAAAAACTATCCAAAATCTTTGAAAAATTGGAAAAAGGCGAGGTGTAA
- a CDS encoding CheR family methyltransferase produces the protein MNALKKQEQEEREFLFTRDDFVRIKSLIYRHAGISLSDAKTDMVYSRIGRRLRALDMLSFKQYLDTLENRNQPEEWQAFTNALTTNLTSFFREEHHFPILAEHLSKLAARKPAKPIRIWCSAASTGEEPYSIAMTACEAFNSLKPPVEIIATDIDTNVLATAAAGVYPLDRVKKMDDGRVRKFFERGTGKHDGLVRVKKAVRELIHFHQLNLLDTQWPFHDGFDVIFCRNVMIYFDKPTQGKIIEKFVTLMHEDSLLLAGHSENFLYVSDHLQLLGKTVYKLKTSGAARSSLFTHRKPS, from the coding sequence GTGAATGCACTCAAAAAACAAGAACAGGAAGAGCGCGAGTTTTTGTTTACGCGCGATGATTTTGTCAGAATTAAAAGTCTGATTTATCGCCATGCAGGCATTTCATTATCCGATGCAAAGACCGATATGGTGTACAGCAGGATCGGCAGGCGTTTACGCGCTCTGGATATGCTTAGTTTTAAGCAGTATCTGGATACGCTAGAAAATCGTAATCAACCGGAGGAGTGGCAGGCGTTTACGAATGCACTGACCACGAATCTAACCTCATTTTTTCGGGAAGAACATCACTTTCCGATATTGGCAGAGCATTTAAGCAAACTGGCTGCTCGCAAACCAGCAAAACCGATCCGTATTTGGTGTTCAGCGGCATCCACCGGCGAAGAACCTTATTCGATCGCAATGACTGCCTGCGAGGCCTTTAATTCACTCAAACCACCCGTGGAAATCATCGCTACAGACATTGATACCAATGTGCTGGCGACAGCCGCGGCAGGGGTTTATCCTTTGGATCGAGTGAAGAAAATGGACGACGGCAGGGTGCGTAAGTTTTTTGAACGCGGCACTGGGAAACATGATGGATTGGTCCGCGTTAAGAAAGCCGTTCGTGAGTTGATTCATTTTCATCAACTCAATTTGCTGGATACACAATGGCCGTTTCATGATGGCTTTGATGTCATTTTTTGTCGCAATGTCATGATCTATTTTGACAAGCCGACACAAGGCAAAATTATCGAGAAATTTGTGACCTTGATGCACGAAGACAGCTTGTTGCTGGCCGGACATTCAGAAAACTTTTTGTATGTGTCTGACCACCTGCAATTGCTGGGGAAAACCGTTTATAAATTAAAAACCAGTGGCGCGGCACGTTCCAGCCTATTTACGCATCGGAAACCGTCATGA
- a CDS encoding methyl-accepting chemotaxis protein, whose protein sequence is MKLTSQLGLMLTILSAGIIATSYLDNISDREVAINGAHYQQIINHKDLIADILPPPEYLIESWLTVLEMVSLNNQSLQTLIDKGNTLQADFEQRHVYWQKQLPESPLKTSTVGPLFDTGVAFFKVRDQEVIPAIRSGDKKQIDQALDHLQVAYQKHRAAVDTVVKQASEGAARIEQETPVLINRNDWLNYGLNIGLILLTAVVGTLLISTIRRNVGGETYQALDAAKGIAQGDFNGTAMADRMGESNVIHALNQAKATLKALDAQMAHVEAEHAKGNIKAVIDVSQFSGEYRNMAQDINRMLAMHVEILHKTSASLHLLGQGDFSVQLDPLPGDLGILNASFDNLKNNVKTLLSDLSHMAAAHAQGESDVKLNIDQLDGDFKEVGQGVNDMVQAYVNDTDQFIAVMDNIGRGDLTAQLQAMPGHKAAMNKSVDRIRGNLKGIVDSVNWVNDEHEKGNIDMTLRADMFKGQFSVLASSINQIVAGHISLNQKAMACVQAFGDGNFDAPLEQFPGQKAQINQTIEQVRANLKALNADAQMLAEAAREGRVTVRANAAQHPGDYRKIVEGMNQTLDMIVEPVLTVKAAAESINIAAKEIAQGNADLSRRTEDQAANLEKTASSMEELASTVKQNAENAKQANHLAAQASTVAVKGGDVVNAVVTTMSDINESAHKIEDIITVIDSIAFQTNILALNAAVEAARAGEQGRGFAVVANEVGNLAQRSSVAAREIKELITDSVNKTAEGSRQVEQAGNTMHEIVDSVKRVSVIISEIASASNEQSAGIAMVNDAVIRMDDVTQQNTALVEQAAAAAESLMDHANELATAVSVFIVEGQATNQSRHQVGNAGWNDEYRQVSNG, encoded by the coding sequence ATGAAACTGACATCGCAGTTAGGGTTGATGCTGACTATCCTCAGTGCTGGCATCATTGCCACCAGTTATCTGGATAACATCAGTGACCGTGAAGTGGCTATCAATGGTGCGCATTATCAGCAAATCATCAATCACAAAGATTTGATTGCGGATATTTTACCGCCGCCTGAGTATCTGATCGAATCTTGGTTGACCGTGCTTGAGATGGTCTCATTAAATAATCAGTCCTTGCAAACCTTGATCGACAAAGGCAACACGCTGCAAGCTGACTTTGAGCAGCGTCATGTTTATTGGCAAAAGCAATTACCTGAATCCCCCTTAAAAACCAGCACAGTAGGCCCATTGTTTGACACTGGCGTTGCGTTTTTTAAAGTGCGTGATCAAGAGGTCATTCCAGCGATCCGCAGCGGTGATAAAAAGCAGATAGACCAAGCACTGGATCACTTACAAGTCGCCTATCAAAAACATAGAGCCGCCGTCGATACAGTGGTGAAACAAGCGAGTGAAGGCGCTGCTCGTATTGAACAAGAGACACCCGTATTGATCAACCGCAACGACTGGCTGAACTATGGCTTGAATATCGGCTTGATCCTATTGACGGCCGTTGTTGGCACATTACTCATCTCGACCATCAGACGGAATGTCGGTGGTGAAACTTATCAAGCGCTAGATGCGGCAAAAGGCATCGCCCAAGGTGACTTTAACGGTACTGCCATGGCAGATCGCATGGGTGAATCGAATGTGATTCATGCATTAAATCAGGCAAAAGCTACCCTGAAAGCCCTAGATGCGCAAATGGCTCACGTGGAAGCGGAGCATGCCAAGGGCAATATCAAAGCGGTGATTGATGTGAGCCAATTCAGTGGTGAATATCGCAATATGGCGCAAGACATCAATCGTATGCTGGCGATGCATGTTGAAATTTTGCATAAAACCAGTGCCTCTTTGCATTTGCTGGGGCAAGGGGATTTTAGTGTGCAGCTGGATCCGTTGCCAGGGGATTTAGGCATCCTCAATGCGAGCTTCGATAACCTGAAAAACAACGTCAAAACGCTGCTTTCTGATTTGTCACACATGGCCGCAGCGCATGCACAGGGCGAAAGTGATGTGAAACTGAATATCGACCAACTGGATGGTGACTTTAAAGAGGTTGGCCAAGGGGTCAATGATATGGTTCAAGCCTATGTCAACGACACGGATCAGTTTATCGCGGTGATGGATAACATCGGTCGTGGTGACTTGACCGCACAATTACAAGCCATGCCAGGCCACAAAGCGGCGATGAACAAGAGTGTTGATCGCATCCGTGGCAATCTGAAGGGTATTGTCGACTCTGTGAATTGGGTGAACGACGAGCACGAAAAAGGCAATATCGACATGACCTTGCGTGCAGACATGTTTAAAGGTCAGTTTTCCGTGCTGGCTTCAAGTATTAATCAGATTGTTGCAGGGCATATTAGCCTAAACCAAAAAGCCATGGCCTGTGTGCAAGCTTTTGGTGACGGCAATTTTGATGCGCCGCTGGAGCAGTTTCCTGGTCAAAAAGCCCAAATCAACCAAACGATTGAACAGGTACGCGCCAACCTGAAAGCATTGAATGCTGACGCGCAGATGTTAGCTGAAGCGGCCCGTGAAGGTAGGGTGACAGTGCGTGCCAATGCCGCGCAACATCCCGGCGACTACCGCAAAATTGTTGAAGGCATGAACCAGACGCTCGACATGATTGTGGAGCCAGTATTAACCGTGAAGGCAGCGGCAGAATCCATCAACATCGCCGCCAAAGAAATTGCGCAAGGCAATGCTGACCTCAGCCGTCGCACAGAAGATCAGGCCGCAAACCTTGAGAAAACCGCTTCTAGCATGGAAGAACTGGCATCCACCGTGAAACAAAACGCCGAAAACGCGAAACAAGCCAATCATCTTGCCGCGCAGGCATCCACCGTCGCGGTCAAAGGGGGCGATGTGGTCAATGCGGTGGTGACGACCATGAGCGACATTAACGAGAGTGCGCACAAAATTGAAGACATTATCACGGTCATCGACAGCATCGCTTTCCAGACCAATATTCTGGCACTAAACGCCGCGGTTGAAGCCGCCAGAGCAGGCGAGCAAGGTCGAGGTTTCGCTGTGGTGGCCAATGAGGTAGGCAATTTGGCACAACGTTCATCGGTGGCTGCACGTGAAATCAAAGAATTAATTACCGACTCTGTCAACAAAACGGCAGAAGGTAGCCGTCAAGTCGAGCAAGCGGGCAACACCATGCACGAGATTGTAGATTCGGTGAAACGGGTCAGCGTCATCATCAGTGAAATCGCGTCTGCTTCAAACGAGCAAAGCGCGGGCATTGCCATGGTCAATGACGCAGTGATTCGCATGGATGATGTGACGCAGCAGAACACAGCGTTAGTGGAGCAAGCCGCCGCTGCTGCAGAGTCACTGATGGACCACGCCAATGAGCTGGCAACGGCAGTAAGCGTATTTATTGTGGAGGGACAGGCAACAAACCAGTCTCGCCATCAAGTAGGAAATGCAGGCTGGAACGATGAATATCGTCAGGTCAGCAACGGTTAG
- the pyrF gene encoding orotidine-5'-phosphate decarboxylase: MTDSKIIVALDYAEAAAANALVDRLDPTLCKLKVGKELFTAAGPAFVESLVKRDYDVFLDLKFHDIPNTVAKACQAAANLGVWMLNVHASGGIPMMVAAREGLDKIYGSQAPLLIAVTVLTSMDEATLGSLGIQRPLTEHVLALANMTQQAGLDGVVCSAQEASVLKQTLGSDFCLVTPGIRPVDANQDDQTRIVTPEAALALGAHYLVIGRPITQAPDPLVALNAIINNI; the protein is encoded by the coding sequence ATGACTGATAGCAAAATTATTGTGGCGCTTGATTATGCTGAAGCAGCCGCTGCCAATGCACTCGTCGATCGCTTAGATCCAACACTTTGCAAGTTGAAAGTAGGCAAAGAGTTATTTACCGCCGCTGGCCCCGCTTTCGTTGAATCTTTAGTTAAACGTGACTATGACGTATTTCTGGATCTCAAATTTCATGACATCCCGAATACGGTTGCCAAAGCCTGTCAGGCGGCCGCCAACCTAGGGGTATGGATGCTCAATGTACATGCTAGTGGCGGCATCCCCATGATGGTGGCGGCGAGAGAAGGCCTCGATAAAATCTATGGTTCCCAAGCGCCTCTTCTGATTGCAGTGACCGTACTCACCAGTATGGATGAAGCCACTTTAGGTAGCCTCGGTATTCAGCGTCCATTAACGGAGCATGTGCTGGCATTAGCCAACATGACGCAACAAGCTGGCTTAGATGGTGTGGTTTGTTCAGCGCAAGAAGCCAGTGTGCTTAAACAGACGCTTGGCTCCGACTTTTGCTTGGTCACGCCTGGTATTCGACCAGTCGACGCAAATCAAGATGATCAAACCCGTATCGTGACGCCAGAAGCCGCATTAGCGCTGGGAGCGCATTATTTGGTGATTGGTAGGCCGATCACGCAAGCACCCGATCCCCTTGTTGCTTTAAACGCAATAATTAATAATATTTAA
- a CDS encoding DUF779 domain-containing protein yields the protein MTARVSATPAAVALIEQLTVQHGPIVFFQSGGCCEGSGPMCLPAGEFKASPADVKLGDLPGGAIFYMSDSHFSFMHSTHTILDAMPGSSGSFSLDCGSGMAFITRGRMYSDEELANLQPEQRIGL from the coding sequence ATGACAGCGCGTGTTTCTGCAACACCAGCCGCAGTGGCTTTAATTGAGCAACTCACTGTACAGCATGGGCCTATTGTGTTTTTTCAGTCTGGCGGTTGCTGCGAAGGCAGTGGCCCAATGTGCCTGCCAGCCGGTGAGTTTAAAGCCAGTCCAGCAGATGTAAAACTGGGTGATTTACCCGGCGGCGCAATTTTTTACATGAGCGATAGCCACTTTAGTTTTATGCATAGCACACACACTATTTTGGATGCGATGCCAGGTTCGAGTGGCTCATTTTCGCTAGATTGCGGTAGCGGCATGGCTTTTATTACGCGTGGGCGAATGTATTCGGATGAAGAGTTAGCCAATTTGCAACCAGAACAACGCATCGGTTTATGA